Within the Pyxidicoccus xibeiensis genome, the region CGAGGATGTGGATGCGGGTGTTGGCGACGGGGCGGCCGATGGGGACGCTGCGCAGCACTTCGCCGCGCGGGCACTCCCAGTACGTGACGTCGACGGCGGCCTCGGTGGGGCCGTAGAGGTTGTGGACGCCCGCGACAGGAAGGCGCGCGTGGGCCTTGTTGACGAGGTCCGCGGGCAGGGCTTCGCCGCTGCAGACGACGCGGCGCAGGTGGGCGAGGGACTCCAGGCCCGGCTCCTCGACGAAGGCGCGGAGCATGGAGGGGACGAAGTGGGCGGTGGTGACGCGCTCGTCGGCCATGAGGCGCACGAGGTACGTCGGGTCCTGGTGGCCCCCGGGACGGGCGAGCACCATGCGAGCGCCCGTCATGAGAGGCCAGAAGAACTCCCAGACGGAGACGTCGAAGCTGAAGGGCGTCTTCTGGAGCACCGTGTCCGCAGCGGAGAGGCCGTACTGCTGCTGCATCCAGAGGAGGCGATTGACGACGCCCTGGTGGGCATTCATCGCGCCCTTGGGGCGGCCGGTGGAGCCGGAGGTGAAGATGACGTAGGCCAGGGCCTCGGGGCCGGCCAGTGGCACGGGGCGGGAGGTCGGCTGGGAAGCGACGGAGTCCCACTGCGTGTCGAGGCAGAGGACCTTCGCGTCGTGCGGCGGGAGGACGGAGGTGAGACGCTCCTGCGTCAGGATGACGGGCGCGGCGGTGTCCTCGAGCATCCACGCGAGGCGCTCGCGCGGGTAGGCCGGGTCCATGGGGACGTAGGCGGCGCCGGACTTGAGGACGCCGACGAGGGCGACGACCATCTCCAGGGAGCGCTCGAGGCAGACGCCGACGAGGGACTCGGGTCCGACGCCCAGCGAGCGCAGGTGGTGGGCGAGCTGGTTGGCGCGAGCGTCGAGCTGCGCGTAGGTGAGAGCTTCGTCTTCGAAGCGGATGGCCTCCGCTTCCGGCGTGCGCTGCACCTGCGCCTCGATGAGCGCATGCAGGCTCACGTCACGCGGGTACGTCTCGTGACGGCCACGGAAGTCCACCAGCAGCTGCTGGCGCTCCTCGGCGGTCAGCAGGTCGAGCTGCCAGAGCGGGCGCCGCACATCCGCGGTGACAGCCTCCAGCAGCACGCGGAAGTGCCGTGCCAGCCGCTCAGCGGTGGCAGCGTCGAAGAGGTCGGTGTTGTAGTTGAGCGAGCCCGTCAGGCCGCCCTCCACCTCATCCATGCCGAGGTCGAGATCGAACTTCGCTGCCTCCGACTGGGAGGGCAGCAGCTCCAGCTCCAGTCCGGGCAGCTTCAGCGCCTCGCCCGGCGCGTTCTGGAAGGTGAGGCTGACCTGGAAGAGGGGGCTGCGGCTCAGGTCTCGCTGCGGCTGCAGTTCCTCGACGAGCTTCTCGAATGGGACGTCCTGGTGCTCGTAGGCGGAGAGCGTGCGCTCCCTCACCTGAGCCAGCAGTTCGCGGAAGGACTGGCGGCTGTCGATGCTCGCGCGCACCACCAGGGTGTTGACGAAGAAGCCGATGAGGCCTTCGACCTCCGCCCGGTTGCGGTTGGCGATGGGCATGCCCACCGAGATGTCATCCTGCCCGGAGTAGCGCGAGAGCAGCAGCTGCCACGTCGCCAGCACCACCATGAAGGGCGTGGCGCCCTCACGCTGGGCCAGTGTCTTGACCGCGTCACTCAGCTCACGCGGCAGCGGAATGGACAGCGTCCGGCCCCGGTACGTCTGCAGCGCGGGGCGCGGGCGATCCGTGGGCAGCTCCAGCGCGGCGGGCGCGCCAGCCAGTTGCTGGCGCCACCAGCCCAGCTCTTGCTTCAGCACGTCGCCCTGCAGCCAATGCCGCTGCCACACCGAGTAGTCCGCGTACTGCACGGGGAGGGGCGCGAGTGCGGCGGACTCGCCGCCGGTGAACTGGCGGTAGTAGGCGCCCAGCTCTCGCACCATGACGGCAATGGACCAGCCGTCCGAGACGATGTGGTGCAGCGTCACCAGCAGCAGGTGCTGCTCGGGAGCCAGACGCACCA harbors:
- a CDS encoding condensation domain-containing protein; protein product: QPALVPVERTQALPLSFAQQRLWFLDQLQPGSAFYNIPWALKLNGTLEVAALGSALRALVQRHEALRTTFVVRDSEPTQVIQTEARLELPVVDLSGMDSARRDEEAKRLAHEEAQRPFDLAQGPLVRTTLVRLAPEQHLLLVTLHHIVSDGWSIAVMVRELGAYYRQFTGGESAALAPLPVQYADYSVWQRHWLQGDVLKQELGWWRQQLAGAPAALELPTDRPRPALQTYRGRTLSIPLPRELSDAVKTLAQREGATPFMVVLATWQLLLSRYSGQDDISVGMPIANRNRAEVEGLIGFFVNTLVVRASIDSRQSFRELLAQVRERTLSAYEHQDVPFEKLVEELQPQRDLSRSPLFQVSLTFQNAPGEALKLPGLELELLPSQSEAAKFDLDLGMDEVEGGLTGSLNYNTDLFDAATAERLARHFRVLLEAVTADVRRPLWQLDLLTAEERQQLLVDFRGRHETYPRDVSLHALIEAQVQRTPEAEAIRFEDEALTYAQLDARANQLAHHLRSLGVGPESLVGVCLERSLEMVVALVGVLKSGAAYVPMDPAYPRERLAWMLEDTAAPVILTQERLTSVLPPHDAKVLCLDTQWDSVASQPTSRPVPLAGPEALAYVIFTSGSTGRPKGAMNAHQGVVNRLLWMQQQYGLSAADTVLQKTPFSFDVSVWEFFWPLMTGARMVLARPGGHQDPTYLVRLMADERVTTAHFVPSMLRAFVEEPGLESLAHLRRVVCSGEALPADLVNKAHARLPVAGVHNLYGPTEAAVDVTYWECPRGEVLRSVPIGRPVANTRIHIL